AACGAGAAGAACCGCGGCGTGACGGTGCGGGTCGTGCCGCTGCGCGAGGCCGAGGAGATCTACGAAGTGCGCGCGATGCTCGACGAGTCGGTCGCGCGCGCGCTCGCGAAGCGCATTTCGCCCGACACGCTGAAGGTGCTGAAGGGCATCATCCAGTCGATGAAGGACGCGGCGAAGACGCACGATGTCACGCGCTACACCGAGCTGAACGTGCAGTTCCACGACGCGATGGTGGTCGGCGTCGGCAATACGCACCTCACCGACACCTATCGCCGGCTGGTGCGTCAGCTCGGGCTGCTGCGCCAGGCGGCGATCGAGGCCGAGGAGGACGCGATCGCCGTGTCGGCGGCCGAGCACGACAAGATCGTGCAGGCGCTTGCCAGCGGCGACGAGGAGAAGGCCGTCGCGCTCGTGCGCGAGCACGTCACGCATGGTCTCGCACGGATGCGTCGCACGCACGAGCAGGGGCTGCCCGCGACGGGCAAGGCGGCGCGGGAGAAAACCGCGCGCGTGTGAGCACCGGCAGCGCCCGCGCGGGCTGCTACGCAAACGCAAAGGGACGCTTCGCAGCGTCCCTTTTTCGTTGCGTCTTCCGGTCAACGCATCGTCACGCCTTGTCGGCCTTTCCGGCCGCGCTCGCAAACTTCGCGAGCCACGTATCGACGACCGACGGCTGCCGGCTCTCGTCTTCCGCACGCTCCTTGCGGCGGATCGCATTGCGCACGACATGCGCGCCGACATAACGGATCGGCTCCGGCGGGAAATGGCCGAGCGGGCCGCGCACGATCGGGCTGCGCGTCCACGCATTGTCCAGGCCCAGCACGAGCGATGACAGGATCTGCCCGCCCATGTAGGTCGGCCCGACGCCGTTGCCCGAATAGCCGAAGCCGTAGAACACGTTCGGCGCGTCGTCGAGGCGGCCGAAGAACGGGAAGCCCGTCACCGAGCGGTCCGACGGCCCGTTCCAGCTCGCGGTGACCGGCACGCCCGCGAGCGACGGGAAGAAGTCGCGCAGGCTCTGCGTGAGCTGCGCCTCGTAGGGCGAGCGCCGGTCGAACACGGGCGCGATGCGGCTGCGCCACGAGAACGTGTTGCCGCCCTTGCCGAGCATCAGCCGGCCGTCGGCGGTCGTGCGGTAGTAGTACACGAAGATCCGCGAATCGAGCACCGACACGCCGTCCACGAGTCCGGTCCGCTCGAGCAGTTCCGGGCATTTCTCGGTGATGACCATGTCGCTCGACACGACCGCGATCGTGCGTTCGAACTGCGGGAAGCGGCTCGCCATCCACGCGTTGATCGCGAATACCAGCTTGTTCGCGCGCACGCTGCCGGACGGCGTGAGCACGACGGCCGGTTGCCCCGGCGTGAAGTCGACGAGCGGCGTGCGCTCGTAGATCCGGATCCCCATGTCGAGCGCGACGCGGCGCAGCCCGCGCACGAGCTTGCCCGGATGCACGGTCGCGGCGATCGGCGAGTACACGCCGTCGAGATTGCGTGCGGAACCCGAGCGGCGCGCGACTTCGGCGGCCGGCAGCGGCTCGTAGCTGTGGATGCCGCACGCGGCGAGCGCGTCGAGCACCGGCGCGAGCGTGCCGACCTGCGCGCGCGACGTCGCCGTGTACA
This window of the Burkholderia cepacia GG4 genome carries:
- a CDS encoding phosphonate utilization associated transcriptional regulator; this translates as MTAPNALNAIELLQSQSLAMIVQDMLERAIVSGEYAPGEKLNEVDIATKLNVSRGPVREAFRALEQAGLLRNEKNRGVTVRVVPLREAEEIYEVRAMLDESVARALAKRISPDTLKVLKGIIQSMKDAAKTHDVTRYTELNVQFHDAMVVGVGNTHLTDTYRRLVRQLGLLRQAAIEAEEDAIAVSAAEHDKIVQALASGDEEKAVALVREHVTHGLARMRRTHEQGLPATGKAAREKTARV
- a CDS encoding FAD-dependent oxidoreductase, which produces MRPFWIEQALFNDGDLAPALQGATQADVCIVGGGFTGLWTAIQAKQQNPALDIAIVEADLCGAGASGRNGGCLLTWSAKFLTLRRLFGEAEAIRLVKASEAAVQHIADFCRAHGIDAELRLDGTLYTATSRAQVGTLAPVLDALAACGIHSYEPLPAAEVARRSGSARNLDGVYSPIAATVHPGKLVRGLRRVALDMGIRIYERTPLVDFTPGQPAVVLTPSGSVRANKLVFAINAWMASRFPQFERTIAVVSSDMVITEKCPELLERTGLVDGVSVLDSRIFVYYYRTTADGRLMLGKGGNTFSWRSRIAPVFDRRSPYEAQLTQSLRDFFPSLAGVPVTASWNGPSDRSVTGFPFFGRLDDAPNVFYGFGYSGNGVGPTYMGGQILSSLVLGLDNAWTRSPIVRGPLGHFPPEPIRYVGAHVVRNAIRRKERAEDESRQPSVVDTWLAKFASAAGKADKA